In the Candidatus Bathyarchaeota archaeon genome, one interval contains:
- a CDS encoding class I SAM-dependent methyltransferase has protein sequence MDIWKYYNITHKAHLLCNPINKEKFEKLCRLLRFKQGEYVLDIACGKGEFLVRLTELYDIIGVGVDISSYYIKDCLEKKQNRVANSDITFIEMDGKDYKPESNEIFDHSMCIGASWIHGGYRGTLQALKKMTKPGGLILVGEPFWLKEPEEEYLKTEELKKEAFGTHYDNVNVGEEEGLTCLYTLVSNQDDWDHYETLQWWNVDDYIQQNPEDPDNQKLLEKTKRGKESYLRWGRDTLGWAIYVFRNLARPLITKTIKK, from the coding sequence TTGGATATATGGAAGTACTATAATATTACACATAAGGCTCATTTATTATGTAACCCGATTAATAAAGAGAAATTCGAAAAATTATGTAGACTTTTACGATTCAAACAGGGAGAATATGTTCTTGACATAGCGTGTGGAAAAGGAGAATTCCTTGTTAGATTAACTGAACTGTATGACATAATTGGTGTCGGTGTGGACATTTCATCCTATTACATTAAGGATTGTTTGGAGAAAAAACAAAACCGTGTAGCGAACTCTGACATTACGTTCATAGAAATGGATGGCAAAGACTATAAACCAGAATCCAATGAGATTTTTGATCATTCAATGTGTATTGGTGCGAGTTGGATACATGGTGGTTATCGTGGAACATTACAAGCTCTAAAAAAAATGACGAAACCAGGGGGATTGATTTTAGTTGGAGAGCCATTCTGGTTGAAAGAACCAGAAGAAGAATATTTGAAAACTGAAGAACTGAAAAAAGAGGCATTTGGAACTCATTATGATAATGTAAATGTAGGTGAGGAAGAAGGATTAACCTGCCTATATACTCTTGTAAGTAATCAAGATGATTGGGATCACTATGAGACATTACAATGGTGGAATGTAGATGACTACATTCAACAGAATCCTGAGGATCCTGATAATCAAAAGTTACTGGAAAAAACGAAAAGAGGAAAAGAAAGTTATCTTCGCTGGGGTAGAGATACATTGGGTTGGGCTATATACGTTTTCAGGAATCTAGCCAGACCACTAATAACTAAAACAAT